Proteins from a genomic interval of Clostridium sp. M62/1:
- a CDS encoding sigma-54 interaction domain-containing protein, protein MTQLEDMRSAVEHFVSAAAEAFRVEAAVFDNESNLFFCTPTYLKKKGNAVHYAFIQDVIVNGNVLVTEPGKMPACIGCRFNEHCPATMEILCCIHSGTEVAGVISFTAFTKEGQKRVSAHTDIYLNAITKLSSLIGEYLQQLSDDGSAADTINLIENLMALYEQPLLLTDPNGVVLRYNSLAAKILKFCNVSATSLRQIFSEDTARKITSGNDLYEKKVSIGENTAKVTTRSIYSGDHIHSILVRISNEFYESQAESGSFQKLIGSSKEFSHIQKMIKRVADSPTPILITGETGTGKELVARSIHEQSRRAKYPFVAINCSSIPENLFESELFGYEEGSFTGAKKGGKMGKIELAQGGTLFLDELGEMPLSVQPKLLRVLQEYELERVGSTKKIHLDIRIVAATNRDLADMIKEGKFREDLFYRISVINIKLPPLRERKDDIIPISKNYLELLHSRMSTPLRKISSEAEKLFLNYPWPGNIRELQNVIEYAANLCDGDTLNPSDLPEHLISRLNLEFSEKQEPRSAHLPDSQEKQIQELLATYGHTLEGKKRIAAALGISLRTLYRKLNQMQL, encoded by the coding sequence ATGACTCAGTTAGAAGATATGCGCTCTGCTGTCGAGCACTTTGTTTCAGCAGCCGCTGAGGCCTTCCGCGTGGAAGCCGCCGTTTTTGACAATGAGAGCAACCTGTTTTTCTGCACTCCCACCTATCTGAAGAAAAAGGGCAATGCAGTCCACTACGCGTTCATCCAGGATGTCATTGTCAATGGCAATGTCCTTGTCACAGAGCCTGGCAAAATGCCTGCCTGCATCGGATGCCGTTTTAACGAGCACTGCCCCGCTACCATGGAAATCCTCTGCTGCATCCACAGCGGAACAGAGGTGGCCGGGGTTATCTCCTTTACCGCCTTTACAAAAGAAGGACAAAAGCGCGTTTCCGCGCATACGGATATCTACCTGAATGCCATTACAAAGCTCTCGAGCCTGATCGGCGAATACCTTCAGCAGCTCTCAGACGACGGATCCGCTGCAGACACGATAAACCTCATTGAGAATCTGATGGCGCTGTACGAACAGCCGCTGCTCTTAACAGATCCCAACGGCGTCGTCCTGCGCTACAACAGCCTGGCGGCAAAAATTCTCAAGTTCTGCAATGTGTCAGCCACCAGCCTGCGCCAGATCTTTTCCGAGGACACTGCCAGAAAAATCACCTCCGGCAATGATCTGTACGAAAAGAAAGTATCTATCGGCGAGAATACCGCCAAGGTGACGACCCGCTCCATCTACTCCGGAGATCACATCCACTCGATCCTTGTGAGAATTTCAAACGAGTTTTATGAAAGCCAGGCAGAATCCGGCTCTTTTCAGAAGCTCATCGGTTCCAGCAAGGAATTCTCTCATATACAAAAGATGATCAAGCGTGTGGCTGACAGCCCCACCCCCATCCTGATTACCGGGGAGACTGGAACGGGAAAAGAGCTGGTAGCCCGGTCCATCCATGAGCAGAGCCGCCGGGCAAAATATCCCTTTGTAGCTATCAACTGTTCCAGTATCCCTGAAAACCTCTTCGAAAGCGAACTGTTCGGCTACGAGGAAGGCTCCTTTACGGGAGCAAAAAAGGGCGGAAAAATGGGAAAAATTGAGCTGGCTCAGGGCGGAACCCTGTTTCTCGATGAGCTGGGGGAAATGCCCCTCTCTGTCCAGCCAAAGCTGCTGCGCGTCCTGCAGGAATATGAGCTGGAGAGGGTAGGCTCCACCAAAAAAATCCATTTGGACATTAGAATTGTGGCAGCTACCAACCGTGATCTTGCTGATATGATCAAAGAGGGTAAATTTCGTGAGGATCTCTTCTACCGTATCAGCGTAATTAATATTAAGCTGCCCCCTCTCCGGGAGCGGAAAGATGACATTATACCCATCAGCAAAAATTATCTGGAGCTGCTGCACAGCCGCATGAGCACTCCCCTCAGAAAAATCTCGTCTGAGGCAGAGAAGCTGTTCCTCAATTATCCCTGGCCCGGAAATATCCGAGAGCTTCAGAACGTTATTGAGTATGCGGCCAACCTCTGCGACGGGGACACACTGAATCCTTCCGATCTGCCGGAACATCTGATTTCAAGGCTGAATCTGGAATTCAGTGAAAAGCAGGAACCCCGCTCCGCTCATCTTCCCGATTCCCAGGAAAAGCAGATTCAGGAGCTTCTGGCAACCTACGGCCATACACTTGAGGGCAAGAAACGAATTGCAGCTGCCCTCGGAATCAGCCTGAGAACTCTTTACCGCAAGCTGAATCAGATGCAGCTTTAA
- a CDS encoding Na+/H+ antiporter NhaC family protein, producing METGYGILALVPPVIAIALCFATKQVLISMFAGLFAGCLIISNWNPFAACAYALDQIAVNMSGNIVLLLFTLFMGVGISFIWKLGGSFALAAAAKKRFKKRRSVCLGTWGLGMCCSVNDCLAAAIDGNVFRDICKEYRISSEKFSYVLDATAAPAAAFFISDWIAYQIGMIGQGLDAAGITGLTPVGAYFQTLPFNMYSIFTLLFVGMLMYTGRDYGPMLKAEARCLETGQFTRPGAKPMLDVGSELGEAKQTKPMIRSFVLPIVITFAIIIFGIIYTGWTSPDRTGSGLMDILNVCDVQLALYWGSFGMAVTGIVIALVSKIMTFDETMSTIVDGFKLMALTGAILVMAWSLAEVTKSMGLGEFVAHYVGGNIPTGLLPVLVLLCSMLVAFATGTSWGTMAIMTPLAIQLAYMITNDVHFSVGMCGAVLSGAIFGDHCSPVSDTTVMASLFSGADHIDHVGTQIPYTCTVGAVIAVLYVLYGFFRLSPVILIPVGLVALYFLQIILHNIFMKKYGIDPNYSKTMTEDHVVAK from the coding sequence ATGGAAACTGGTTATGGCATTTTAGCCCTCGTACCGCCTGTGATTGCGATTGCGCTTTGCTTCGCGACGAAACAGGTACTTATCTCTATGTTTGCAGGTTTGTTTGCCGGATGTCTGATTATTTCTAATTGGAACCCGTTTGCAGCCTGTGCTTACGCTCTGGATCAGATTGCAGTGAATATGTCCGGGAATATTGTCCTGCTCCTGTTCACCCTGTTCATGGGCGTCGGCATCTCTTTCATCTGGAAGCTGGGCGGAAGCTTCGCTCTGGCAGCTGCTGCCAAGAAGCGTTTCAAAAAGCGCCGCTCTGTCTGCCTGGGAACCTGGGGACTCGGTATGTGCTGCTCCGTTAACGACTGTCTGGCAGCTGCTATCGACGGAAACGTATTCCGCGATATCTGTAAAGAGTACCGTATCTCATCTGAGAAATTCTCCTACGTTCTCGACGCTACAGCCGCTCCGGCAGCTGCATTCTTCATTTCCGACTGGATCGCTTACCAGATCGGTATGATTGGCCAGGGACTTGACGCAGCAGGAATCACAGGTCTTACTCCTGTAGGCGCTTATTTCCAGACTCTTCCGTTCAATATGTACTCTATCTTCACCCTGCTTTTCGTGGGAATGCTGATGTACACAGGACGCGACTACGGTCCAATGTTAAAGGCTGAGGCCCGTTGTCTGGAGACTGGACAGTTTACACGTCCAGGTGCAAAGCCAATGCTTGATGTAGGAAGCGAACTTGGAGAGGCAAAGCAGACAAAACCGATGATCCGCTCCTTCGTTCTTCCGATTGTTATTACATTCGCTATCATCATTTTCGGTATCATCTACACAGGATGGACCAGCCCGGATCGTACCGGTTCCGGACTTATGGACATCTTAAATGTCTGCGATGTTCAGCTGGCTCTCTACTGGGGCTCCTTCGGAATGGCAGTTACAGGTATCGTAATCGCCCTTGTTTCCAAGATCATGACCTTCGACGAGACCATGTCTACTATCGTAGACGGCTTCAAGCTGATGGCCCTTACAGGAGCTATTCTGGTTATGGCCTGGTCACTGGCTGAGGTTACAAAGAGTATGGGACTTGGAGAGTTCGTTGCTCACTATGTAGGCGGCAACATCCCGACAGGACTTCTTCCTGTTCTGGTACTGCTCTGCTCCATGTTAGTTGCATTCGCAACCGGTACTTCCTGGGGAACCATGGCTATCATGACTCCTCTGGCTATCCAGTTGGCCTACATGATCACAAACGATGTGCACTTCTCCGTTGGTATGTGCGGCGCCGTATTATCAGGAGCTATCTTCGGCGACCACTGCTCACCGGTATCTGATACCACCGTTATGGCCTCCCTGTTCTCAGGCGCAGACCACATCGACCACGTTGGTACGCAGATTCCTTACACCTGTACCGTTGGCGCAGTTATCGCAGTTCTGTATGTACTGTACGGCTTCTTCCGCCTCTCCCCGGTTATTCTGATTCCGGTCGGACTTGTGGCGCTGTACTTCTTACAGATTATCTTACATAACATCTTCATGAAGAAGTATGGAATTGATCCAAACTACTCAAAGACCATGACAGAAGATCATGTGGTAGCAAAATAA
- a CDS encoding aminotransferase class V-fold PLP-dependent enzyme, which produces MIYFDNAATTMKKPAQVADAVSRALMNFGNSGRGASEASMDASRIIFSTREKIARLFHAGEPRQTAFTCNATESLNTAICGLIGPQDHVITTVLEHNSVLRPLFHLAEQGTDVSFVTCDSLGRLKYEEFEANLKKNTKAVICTHASNVTGNVVDLKRVGEFCKKHGLLFIADISQTAGAYPVDMEVFQADVLCFTGHKGLMGPQGTGGLCVREGVDIAPLKRGGSGVHSFLKEHPSEMPVRLEAGTLNGHGIAGLNAALDFIDKTGVENIHSRENALLMQFYEGVRGIPGVKVYGDFEDSLSRFRRTAVAAINIGEYDSSRVSDELETVYGIATRPGAHCAPLMHQSLGTVEQGIVRFSFSWFNTEEEIEAGIRAVREMAKE; this is translated from the coding sequence ATGATATATTTTGACAATGCGGCTACAACTATGAAGAAGCCCGCCCAGGTAGCAGACGCCGTGTCCAGGGCTCTCATGAATTTTGGAAATTCAGGAAGGGGAGCCAGCGAGGCGTCCATGGACGCCTCGAGAATTATTTTCAGCACAAGGGAAAAAATCGCCCGCCTGTTTCATGCGGGAGAGCCTAGGCAGACGGCGTTTACCTGCAATGCGACAGAGAGCCTCAATACAGCCATCTGCGGGCTGATCGGGCCTCAGGATCATGTGATCACGACAGTCCTGGAGCACAACTCCGTTTTAAGGCCTTTGTTTCATCTGGCAGAGCAGGGCACCGATGTGTCCTTTGTCACCTGCGACAGCCTGGGAAGGCTGAAATATGAAGAATTTGAGGCAAATCTCAAGAAAAACACCAAGGCGGTGATCTGTACCCATGCTTCCAATGTGACAGGAAATGTGGTGGATCTGAAGAGAGTGGGGGAGTTCTGTAAAAAACACGGCCTTCTTTTTATCGCCGACATTTCCCAGACAGCAGGAGCCTATCCGGTGGATATGGAGGTATTTCAGGCGGATGTCCTGTGCTTTACCGGGCATAAGGGTCTGATGGGACCTCAGGGAACGGGAGGCCTCTGTGTCCGGGAGGGAGTGGATATTGCACCTCTCAAGCGGGGAGGCAGCGGAGTCCACAGCTTTCTGAAAGAACACCCTTCCGAGATGCCGGTGAGGCTTGAAGCGGGAACTCTCAACGGCCACGGAATTGCCGGCCTTAATGCAGCCCTGGACTTTATCGATAAGACAGGCGTGGAGAATATCCACAGCCGGGAAAACGCTCTTCTGATGCAGTTTTATGAGGGTGTAAGAGGCATACCCGGTGTCAAAGTCTACGGCGATTTTGAGGACAGTCTGAGCCGTTTCAGGAGGACGGCTGTGGCGGCCATTAACATTGGGGAGTACGATTCCTCGAGAGTCAGCGATGAGCTGGAAACGGTCTATGGAATCGCCACGCGGCCGGGAGCCCACTGTGCTCCTCTGATGCACCAGTCTCTGGGAACTGTGGAGCAGGGAATCGTGAGATTCTCCTTCTCCTGGTTTAACACAGAGGAGGAAATTGAAGCAGGAATCAGAGCTGTGAGAGAGATGGCCAAAGAGTAA
- a CDS encoding DUF3343 domain-containing protein produces MRKKEPTLIITFHTTADAIALEKACKEAGRPGRMIPVPRELSAGCGLAWCTSPEHAEVFKDFLRKKGLEWEDFAEILY; encoded by the coding sequence ATGAGAAAAAAAGAACCGACACTGATTATTACATTCCACACAACAGCCGATGCCATTGCTCTGGAAAAGGCATGCAAGGAGGCCGGAAGGCCGGGGCGCATGATCCCTGTGCCGCGGGAGCTGTCGGCCGGCTGCGGTCTGGCCTGGTGTACAAGCCCGGAACATGCAGAGGTATTTAAAGATTTTCTCCGGAAAAAAGGGCTTGAGTGGGAAGATTTTGCGGAAATTCTGTATTAG
- a CDS encoding sulfurtransferase TusA family protein, which yields MYEVDARGLSCPEPVMMTADAIKKHGSETIRVLVSEVHTRQNVEKYAKSQGKNVSVRENGEDFELIIE from the coding sequence ATGTACGAGGTAGATGCAAGAGGGCTTTCCTGCCCGGAGCCGGTAATGATGACAGCCGATGCCATTAAAAAACATGGAAGTGAAACCATTCGGGTGCTCGTCAGCGAAGTCCATACAAGACAGAATGTGGAGAAATACGCAAAGAGCCAGGGAAAAAATGTTTCTGTCAGAGAAAATGGCGAAGACTTTGAACTGATTATTGAATAA
- the yedE gene encoding YedE family putative selenium transporter: MNNSNLTTRLGLGAILGIAAAALALLGNPANMALCIACFIRDTAGSMKLHSAAIVQYFRPEIVGIVCGAFLISIATKEYRSTSGSSPMIRFLLGVIMMIGSLVFLGCPLRLLLRLSAGDLNAVVALPGFVLGIFTGTLALKRGFSLGRAYPTKESSGFVIPALLVFLFVLSLTTTLFVSSESGPGSMHAPVAASLIAGLVFGAVAQKSRTCFAGGFRDVILMRNFDLLSVLGGLFVVMLVFNLATGGFKLSFAGQPVAHSQHIWNFLGMYAVGFAAVLAGGCPLRQLVLTGQGSSDAAVTFLGLFVGAAFCHNFGLAASAAAAATETAEAVAGGPAMAGKVALVIAIVVLFMIGFLPSKGKK; the protein is encoded by the coding sequence ATGAATAACAGTAACTTGACAACAAGGCTCGGCCTGGGAGCGATCCTGGGAATTGCGGCAGCGGCGCTGGCGCTTCTGGGGAACCCGGCCAACATGGCGCTCTGTATTGCCTGCTTTATCCGGGATACAGCAGGCTCTATGAAACTGCACTCTGCAGCGATTGTCCAGTATTTCAGACCGGAGATCGTGGGGATTGTGTGCGGAGCGTTTCTGATTTCCATTGCCACGAAGGAGTACCGTTCCACATCTGGCTCCTCACCGATGATCCGTTTCCTGCTGGGCGTGATTATGATGATTGGCTCCCTGGTATTTCTGGGCTGCCCGCTGCGTCTGCTTCTCAGACTTTCAGCCGGAGATCTGAATGCCGTGGTAGCACTTCCAGGCTTTGTGCTGGGAATTTTTACCGGTACTCTTGCCCTTAAGAGAGGATTTTCGCTGGGCAGAGCTTATCCGACCAAGGAATCCAGCGGATTTGTGATCCCGGCACTTCTGGTATTTCTGTTTGTGCTGTCGCTTACAACGACTCTGTTTGTGTCCAGTGAGTCCGGCCCGGGAAGCATGCATGCTCCGGTGGCGGCATCCCTGATCGCAGGACTTGTATTCGGAGCCGTGGCGCAGAAAAGCCGCACCTGCTTTGCAGGAGGTTTTCGCGATGTAATCCTTATGAGAAATTTTGACCTTCTCAGCGTGCTCGGCGGACTGTTTGTTGTAATGCTGGTATTCAACCTGGCCACAGGCGGATTTAAGCTCTCCTTTGCAGGACAGCCGGTAGCTCACTCCCAGCATATCTGGAATTTCCTGGGAATGTATGCAGTGGGATTTGCTGCTGTGCTTGCGGGCGGATGTCCGTTAAGGCAGCTCGTCCTGACAGGACAGGGCTCCTCCGATGCAGCAGTGACCTTTCTGGGACTGTTTGTAGGAGCGGCTTTCTGCCATAACTTTGGTCTGGCGGCTTCGGCGGCGGCAGCGGCTACTGAGACAGCGGAAGCTGTAGCAGGCGGTCCGGCCATGGCTGGAAAGGTGGCGCTGGTGATTGCCATCGTGGTGCTGTTTATGATTGGTTTTTTGCCTTCCAAAGGGAAAAAATAA
- the selB gene encoding selenocysteine-specific translation elongation factor: MQNVIVGTAGHVDHGKTCLIKALSGIDTDRLKEEKKRGITIELGFANLLDTDGVHIGIIDVPGHEKFVKNMLAGIGGIDLVLLVIALDEGVMPQTVEHFEILKMLQIRQGIIVLTKSDTVDSDWADMVEEDVNELVEGSFLEQAPRIRVSSYTGENIETLKQMIIDMAKKTGKRREEAELFRLPIDRVFTMEGFGTVVTGTLIEGMCETGQEVMVYPQERLLKIRGVQSHGQKEEKAFAGQRTAINLAGIKKEELSRGEVLAYPGSLVNSTMVDATLRLFGSTQRKLKNGDRVHLSYGSAQVIGKVILLDADVIEAGQEAFVQLRFDEPICVKRNDKFIVRFYSPVETFGGGTVLNPAADKHKRGQEAVIESLRLKKTGTDIEVLEQMVDEESRRFPEPKELAAWMDLTVSEAEKLLDTLRNKKKILHLNDGSFVGKAYWERVAETAKEILAQFHRENPIVGGMDREELKSRLAERLHLQSMKKAETLMAELEKRKVISIQGSIVSVAGFTVSYSDEASRLVTDLENIYKKAGIEVPSTEELVSAYKDKKQAKQVLAELTKQGVLVKAGTGVLMHKEHWDRALSVLRDYLSSHPEITLGEFRDLLGTSRKYAVMLLETYDQMKITKKVGDARIPGGK, from the coding sequence ATGCAGAATGTGATTGTTGGAACTGCGGGACATGTGGATCACGGCAAAACCTGTCTGATCAAGGCTCTCAGCGGAATTGACACAGACAGGCTGAAGGAGGAGAAGAAGCGAGGAATCACCATTGAGCTGGGCTTTGCAAACCTTCTGGATACGGACGGTGTCCACATCGGAATTATCGACGTTCCGGGCCATGAGAAGTTTGTCAAAAACATGCTTGCAGGAATCGGAGGCATTGATCTTGTACTTCTCGTAATCGCCCTGGATGAAGGGGTCATGCCCCAGACGGTGGAGCACTTTGAGATCCTGAAAATGCTTCAGATCCGCCAGGGAATCATTGTTCTCACAAAATCTGATACGGTGGACAGCGACTGGGCGGATATGGTTGAGGAGGATGTGAATGAGCTGGTGGAGGGCAGCTTCCTGGAGCAGGCCCCCCGCATCCGAGTGTCATCCTACACCGGGGAGAACATTGAAACGTTAAAGCAGATGATCATTGACATGGCAAAGAAAACCGGAAAGCGCAGGGAGGAGGCCGAGCTGTTCCGCCTTCCCATTGACCGGGTGTTTACCATGGAGGGCTTTGGAACCGTTGTCACAGGTACTCTGATCGAGGGAATGTGTGAAACGGGACAGGAGGTGATGGTCTATCCTCAGGAAAGGCTCTTAAAGATCAGGGGAGTTCAGAGCCATGGCCAGAAGGAGGAAAAGGCTTTTGCAGGGCAGAGGACAGCCATCAATCTGGCAGGCATCAAGAAGGAGGAGCTGAGCCGCGGGGAGGTGCTGGCCTATCCTGGTTCCCTGGTAAACAGTACCATGGTGGATGCGACGCTGAGACTGTTTGGCTCCACACAGAGGAAACTCAAAAACGGCGACCGGGTACATTTAAGCTACGGCTCCGCCCAGGTGATAGGAAAGGTGATCCTGTTGGACGCCGACGTAATCGAGGCGGGGCAGGAGGCCTTTGTTCAGCTTCGCTTCGACGAGCCAATCTGTGTCAAGAGAAATGACAAATTTATTGTCCGCTTCTATTCTCCGGTGGAAACCTTCGGAGGAGGAACCGTGCTGAATCCGGCAGCTGATAAGCACAAGAGGGGCCAGGAGGCGGTGATCGAGTCTCTGCGCCTGAAAAAGACGGGCACAGACATCGAGGTACTGGAACAGATGGTGGACGAGGAGAGCCGCCGATTCCCGGAGCCGAAGGAGCTGGCTGCGTGGATGGATCTGACGGTATCTGAGGCGGAAAAGCTGCTGGATACACTCAGGAATAAAAAGAAGATCCTTCACCTGAACGACGGAAGCTTTGTGGGAAAGGCCTACTGGGAGCGCGTCGCGGAGACTGCAAAGGAGATTCTGGCCCAGTTCCACCGGGAAAATCCCATTGTAGGAGGCATGGATCGGGAAGAGCTTAAGAGCCGTCTGGCGGAGAGACTGCATCTTCAGAGCATGAAGAAAGCGGAGACTCTGATGGCAGAGCTGGAGAAGCGGAAGGTGATTTCCATCCAGGGAAGCATTGTCTCCGTGGCAGGATTTACGGTCAGCTATTCAGACGAGGCGTCGAGACTGGTTACCGATCTGGAAAATATATATAAAAAGGCGGGAATCGAGGTCCCATCCACAGAGGAGCTGGTGAGCGCCTATAAGGATAAAAAGCAGGCCAAGCAGGTGCTGGCAGAGCTTACCAAGCAGGGGGTTCTCGTAAAGGCCGGAACAGGGGTTCTGATGCATAAGGAACACTGGGATCGGGCTCTGAGCGTGCTGAGAGACTACCTGAGCTCCCATCCTGAAATTACTCTGGGAGAATTCAGGGATCTTTTAGGCACCTCAAGAAAATACGCAGTGATGCTGCTGGAGACCTACGATCAGATGAAGATCACGAAGAAGGTGGGGGACGCGAGGATTCCGGGAGGAAAATAG
- the selA gene encoding L-seryl-tRNA(Sec) selenium transferase: MGEKQVLLRKIPKIDEVLRDERLIFFMEKMPRSVIVEAVREQIDALRAGILEGKTDRVMSREQVADEALKLIRLRQKRNLRRVINATGIVLHTNLGRANLSERAIEGVCEAAAHYSTLEYDLKKGARGSRHSHVEEIIRKVTGAEAAMVVNNNAAATMLCLSALARGKEVIVSRGELVEIGGSFRIPEIMEESGAILRDIGTTNKTKVSDYRNAYTEGVTGALLKVHTSNYRIIGFTQETTVPELAELGREWNIPVIYDLGSGLMNDLGEFGIDEPTVQGALKDGADVVLFSGDKLLGGPQGGVIIGKKELIDRMKAHPLARAFRVDKMTLSAMEATFFEYLDRSTCRRNVPILRMLTMGREELLERAGRLKALLEEQTESFVYAVEACEDQVGGGSAPGVMLPGYAVSIKSDTISEARLERLLRKAELPVITHVFHDAVYLNVRTIEDDEFQRIAEALCRAEHSSAEMEKEETGRTAARPAETEADREE, encoded by the coding sequence ATGGGAGAAAAACAGGTTTTACTGCGTAAAATCCCTAAGATTGATGAGGTGCTGCGAGATGAGCGCCTTATTTTTTTTATGGAGAAAATGCCGCGCAGTGTGATTGTGGAGGCTGTGCGCGAACAGATTGACGCGCTGAGAGCCGGAATTTTAGAAGGAAAAACAGACAGAGTGATGAGCCGGGAGCAGGTGGCTGACGAGGCGCTGAAGCTGATCCGGCTGCGCCAGAAGAGGAATTTAAGACGGGTAATCAATGCCACAGGGATTGTGCTTCACACGAACCTGGGGAGGGCGAATCTGTCTGAGAGAGCCATTGAGGGAGTCTGCGAGGCCGCGGCTCATTATTCCACTCTGGAATACGATTTGAAGAAGGGGGCCAGAGGTTCCCGACACAGCCATGTGGAGGAGATTATCAGGAAGGTGACAGGCGCGGAGGCTGCCATGGTGGTGAACAACAATGCAGCTGCCACCATGCTCTGCCTGTCAGCCCTCGCAAGAGGAAAGGAAGTAATTGTGTCCAGAGGAGAGCTGGTGGAGATCGGCGGCTCCTTCCGCATTCCGGAGATTATGGAGGAGAGCGGCGCAATTTTAAGGGACATCGGGACGACAAATAAGACGAAGGTTTCTGACTACCGGAATGCTTACACGGAGGGCGTCACAGGAGCACTCTTAAAGGTCCACACGAGCAATTACAGGATTATCGGATTTACCCAGGAAACCACAGTTCCCGAGCTGGCGGAGCTTGGAAGGGAGTGGAACATTCCTGTTATCTACGACCTCGGCAGCGGACTCATGAATGACCTTGGGGAGTTCGGCATTGACGAGCCGACGGTCCAGGGCGCTCTGAAGGACGGAGCAGATGTGGTGCTGTTCAGCGGAGACAAGCTTTTAGGCGGACCGCAGGGCGGCGTGATCATCGGAAAGAAGGAACTGATTGACAGAATGAAGGCCCATCCCCTTGCCAGAGCATTCCGGGTGGACAAGATGACGCTTTCTGCCATGGAGGCTACTTTCTTCGAGTATCTGGACAGGAGTACGTGCAGGAGAAACGTGCCGATTCTCCGGATGCTTACCATGGGAAGGGAGGAGCTTCTTGAGAGAGCCGGCCGCCTGAAGGCGCTTCTGGAGGAGCAGACAGAGAGCTTTGTCTATGCTGTGGAGGCCTGCGAGGATCAGGTGGGCGGCGGTTCAGCGCCGGGTGTGATGCTTCCTGGCTATGCAGTTTCCATCAAAAGTGATACGATCTCAGAGGCAAGGCTGGAGCGTCTTCTCAGGAAGGCAGAGTTGCCTGTGATTACCCATGTATTCCACGATGCAGTGTATCTGAATGTCCGCACAATCGAGGATGATGAGTTCCAGCGGATTGCAGAGGCTCTCTGCAGAGCAGAGCACAGCAGCGCTGAGATGGAAAAAGAGGAAACGGGAAGGACAGCAGCCCGCCCGGCAGAGACAGAGGCGGACAGGGAGGAATAG
- the grdD gene encoding glycine/sarcosine/betaine reductase complex component C subunit alpha, with amino-acid sequence MSEAKIKKMIAETFLEVADALETGRYGKKAVIGFACEGSEHGQENIDRAFELAVRKGLTPYMIEGEDTHKKMEELLESGEIDAAVTMHYPFPVGVSTVGKIITPGMGKAMYLATTTGTSDTDRVCAMVKNAIYGIIAAKADGIENPTVGIANIDGARQTEKYLIQLKENGYDIHFADSARADGGIVMRGNDLLSASADVMVMDSLTGNLMTKIFSAYTTGGSYESLGFGYGPGIGPDFDKLIMIVSRASGAPVIAGAMEFATNLINHDWKKIVKDEWKKAEKAGLRAILDEIKKANTKKADADEEVAMPPKEICTEQIPGIEVMDLEDAVKVLWKNGIYAESGMGCTGPIVRMAADKKEKAVELLTAAGYIG; translated from the coding sequence ATGTCTGAAGCAAAGATTAAGAAAATGATTGCAGAGACCTTTCTGGAAGTTGCGGACGCTCTTGAAACAGGCCGTTATGGTAAGAAGGCAGTTATCGGCTTCGCGTGCGAGGGAAGCGAGCACGGCCAGGAGAACATTGACAGAGCCTTTGAGCTGGCAGTGAGGAAGGGACTCACTCCCTATATGATCGAGGGAGAGGATACTCATAAAAAGATGGAGGAGCTGCTGGAATCCGGCGAGATTGACGCCGCTGTTACCATGCACTATCCATTCCCGGTAGGCGTTTCTACTGTTGGAAAAATTATTACCCCAGGAATGGGAAAGGCCATGTATCTGGCCACAACCACAGGAACTTCTGATACAGACCGTGTCTGCGCCATGGTGAAGAATGCCATCTACGGCATTATTGCAGCTAAGGCAGACGGAATTGAAAATCCGACCGTCGGCATCGCCAATATCGACGGCGCAAGGCAGACAGAGAAGTACCTGATCCAGTTAAAGGAGAACGGCTACGATATTCATTTCGCTGACTCTGCCCGCGCAGACGGCGGAATCGTTATGAGAGGAAATGACCTTTTGTCTGCATCTGCAGACGTTATGGTTATGGACTCCCTGACAGGAAACCTGATGACAAAGATCTTCTCCGCCTACACGACAGGAGGAAGCTATGAGTCATTAGGCTTTGGCTACGGCCCAGGTATCGGTCCGGACTTTGACAAGCTCATCATGATCGTGTCCAGAGCATCGGGAGCTCCGGTGATTGCAGGAGCCATGGAGTTTGCCACAAACCTGATCAACCACGACTGGAAGAAGATCGTGAAGGATGAGTGGAAGAAGGCTGAGAAGGCCGGACTCAGAGCGATCCTTGACGAGATCAAGAAGGCAAACACAAAGAAGGCAGACGCAGACGAGGAAGTGGCCATGCCTCCAAAGGAGATCTGTACTGAGCAGATTCCTGGAATCGAGGTTATGGATCTGGAGGATGCAGTTAAGGTTCTCTGGAAGAATGGAATCTACGCTGAGAGCGGCATGGGCTGCACAGGCCCAATCGTGAGAATGGCTGCAGACAAGAAAGAGAAGGCGGTAGAGCTTCTCACCGCAGCCGGATACATCGGGTAA